In Taeniopygia guttata chromosome 24, bTaeGut7.mat, whole genome shotgun sequence, a single genomic region encodes these proteins:
- the ZW10 gene encoding centromere/kinetochore protein zw10 homolog, with amino-acid sequence MAARAGSLVAAVLAHSGRLDKEHLGARVGRLSRRVEELKGEVCTMINKKYSEFLPSMQSAEDLVAQVEGLANSIDLLKAGIENEVQRDLNVAVAEFTELKQQLERDTLVLSVLKKLQEFDTAIKESSSALQEKQYVTAAQQLEQARSSLRSLESRRGFELKILKALGTELTVQTQNMIYHLGEEWQKLIVWKLPPSKGSSSLEALVLSELHLHTLPPQDEDAAVPPVAAVLQALAVLGELHSKLKDFGQLLLQYILKPLILHPSLEPVPEEQPDVFILRFRSQELALDEASPMEVFDKIRLVFEVLHKYLLNVPLEQPGEGRKEGRVTLAELLGELIWEELSDCLIHNCLVNSIPTNSSKLEQYKEVIESTEEFEKALKKMQFLKEDTTALLKYACNVDSHFANKKCQDVIMAARSLMTSEIHNTVKISPDSSVALPALPDPGSGDHVEVPRALRLLPSGTGSVGSESRLSPFTLCLPSCRISCSVQELVQLAYHTLLEATASTDLCCVQLFDCVRNIFQLFCEVVPTYHRENLQKLPQLAAIHHNNCMYIGHHLLTLGHQFRYRSTSVLSSGAATFVDLVPAFRRLGMECFLAQMRVQKGEILERLSSARNFSNMDDEENYCAANKAIKQVLHQLRRLGMVWQDVLPVNVYCKAMGALLNTALAEIVTRIAALEDISAEDADRLYSLCRIMVEEGPQVFTPLLDKDKNKKYQEEVPVYVQKWMTFKELMIILQANLQEIVDQWADGKGPLAEEFSAAEVKSLIRALFQNTERRAAALAKIK; translated from the exons GGGGAGGTGTGCACCATGATCAACAAGAAGTACAGCGAGTTCCTGCCCAGCATGCAGAGCGCAGAGGACCTGGTGGCACAGGTGGAGGGGCTGGCCAACAGCATCGACCTGCTCAAGGCGGGCATCGAGAACGAG GTGCAGCGAGATCTGAACGTCGCCGTTGCTGAGTTCACAgagctgaagcagcagctggagagggacacCCTGGTCCTGAGCGTCCTGAAGAAGCTGCAGGAG TTTGATACAGCTATcaaggagagcagctctgccctgcaggaaaagcagtatgtgacagcagctcagcagctggagcag GCACGGAGCAGCCTCCGGAGCCTGGAGTCCCGCAGGGGCTTTGAGCTGAAGATCCTGAAGGCCCTGGGCACAGAGCTCACAGTGCAGACGCAGAACATGATCTACCACCTCGGGGAGGAGTGGCAGAAGCTCATTGTGTGGAAGCTTCCCCCTTCCAAAG gaagcagcagcctggaggCCCTGGTGCTCTCGGAGCTGCACTTGCACACGCTGCCACCCCAGGACGAGGACGCTGCTGTCCCACCCGTGGCTGCCGTGCTGCAGGCCTTGGCTGTCCTGGGGGAGCTGCACTCCAAGCTCAAGGATTTTG gCCAGTTGTTGCTGCAGTACATCCTGAAGCCACTGATCTTGCACCCATCTCTGGAGccagtgccagaggagcagccagATGTGTTCATCCTGAGGTTCAGGTCCCAGGAGCTCGCTCTGGACGAGGCCTCTCCTATGGAGGTGTTTGACAAGATCAGGCTGGTGTTTGAAGTTCTGCACAAATACCTGCTAA ATGTGcctctggagcagcctggggagggcagaAAGGAAGGCAGAGTcaccctggcagagctgctgggggagcTCATCTGGGAGGAGCTCTCAGACTGCCTCATCCACAACTGCCTGGTGAACTCCATCCCAACCAACAGCAGCAAACTGGAGCAGTACAAAGAG GTGATTGAGTCCACAGAGGAGTTTGAGAAGGCCCTGAAGAAGATGCAGTTTTTGAAGGAAGACACCACTGCCTTGCTGAAATATGCCTGCAATGTCGACTCCCACTTTGCCAACAAGAAGTGCCAGGATGTGATCATGGCAGCCAGGAGCCTGATGACCTCAGAAATCCACAACACTGTGAAG ATCTCGCCTGATTCCAGCGTCGCCCTCCCAGCGCTCCCTGACCCTGGCTCAGGAGACCACGTGGAAGTGCCCAGAGCCCTCAGGCTGCTGCCCAGTGGCACAGGGAGCGTGGGGAGTGAGagcaggctgagccccttcaCCCTGTGCCTGCCCTCCTGCCGCATCAGCTGCTCCGTGCAGGAGCTGGTGCAGCTGGCTTACCACACCCTGCTGGAGGCCACAGCCAGCACCGACCTCTG CTGTGTGCAGCTCTTCGACTGCGTCAGGAACATCTTCCAGCTCTTCTGTGAGGTCGTGCCCACATACCACAG GGAGAACCTGCAGAAGCTGCCCCAGCTGGCTGCCATCCACCACAACAACTGCATGTACATCGGCCACCACCTGCTCACCCTGGGCCACCAGTTCCGCTACCGCAGCACCAGCGTGCTGAGCAGCGGGGCTGCCACCTTCGTGGACCTGGTGCCTGCCTTCAGGAGGCTGG GGATGGAGTGTTTTCTGGCCCAGATGCGAGTGCAGAAGGGAGAAATCCTGGAGAGGCTCTCAAGTGCCAGGAATTTTTCCAACATGGATGACGAGGAGAATTACTGTGCAGCAAATAAAGCCATAAAGCAG GTGCTGCACCAGCTGAGGAGGCTGGGCATGGTGTGGCAGGACGTGCTCCCTGTGAACGTGTACTGCAAGGCCATGGGGGCCTTGCTGAacacagccctggcagagaTTGTCACCAGGATTGCTGCCCTGGAG GATATCTCTGCAGAGGATGCAGACAGGCTGTACTCACTCTGCAGGATCATGGTGGAGGAGGGACCCCAAGTTTTCACCCCTCTGCTtgacaaagacaaaaataagaAGTATCAAGAGGAGGTTCCAGTCTATGTGCAGAAGTGGATGACATTCAAGGAGCTGATGATCATCCTGCAGGCCAACCTGCAAGAAATCGTGGATCA GTGGGCAGATGGCAAGGGGCCCCTGGCAGAGGAATTTTCGGCAGCTGAGGTGAAGAGCCTGATCCGAGCCCTGTTCCAGAacacagagaggagagcagcagccctggccaaGATCAAGTGA